TAATATGGGGTACATGACTCCTCAAACTGTAATTGAAATATTTCCATCGAACGTTTGATTGGATGAACTCTCCTTAAAAATGCCCCATACGCCATATCCCCGCATATAGATGTGGAGATGCAGCTGTACCTATAATCCCATCACCATGGCGGGAGCCAACCGCCTGGGATTTCACGGTCTAGCGCGCCACTGCCATGACGGGCCGAAGCTCGCCTCGAGACGCGATCACGCTGCTGCATTGTTGGTGGCCACGTGGCCTGCCCTTCCTGAGTCGGCCATCGGCGATTACCGCCTCCATTGATACCACACTGCCCGCCTTCTAGAGCAACACATCCTTGAAACCCTAAAAAATTATTAAGAGAGACCCTAAACGCATTCGGAGGTTTTTGAGGGAACCGGTCGTCTGTAGCTAGGGGGTGGACAGGGTGGTCCATGGACCATCCTGAAAATTCCCCCATAGCCAATATATAGGTTAGAAAAAAGATCCTCTTTTTAAATACATAGAATTACATGCAAATTTTCATTGTTGGACCACCCTGGCTCACCGAGCTGGCTACGTCATTTACATTTTCAAGGTACTCATTAATCAACTAATCATATCCTAGCTAATATTTAAAAAAATATACAATGCATATCTTGCATAATATTAATGTTTAATACCATTAATTTCTTGCCTAATATTAACATGGAATCGTACACTATATATACAGAAGAAGGGTAGCTGCTTTCTCAGTGTGAACCTTTCTTGCAACGCCGGCCCACCAATGGTATCCGCGTGAAACCCAAAAACTCAAAAGCAAACCAAACGGGATCCCTCTCTTCTCGGCCGCCATCTCGCATACGCCGCCGCTCAACTCCCCACCCCACCCCACTCCACTCCACCAGCCACGTGCACGTACCGCCCGGAACATGCCGATGCCGGCGATCATCGACGACCTCCTGCCGGAGTTCTTCATCCGCCTGCCCACCCCTGAGGACCTCGCCCGCGTCGCCGCCACCTGCGCCTCCTTCCGCCAAGCCGCCACCGACCGCGCCTGCACCCGCGAATTCCGCAGGCTCCACGCCCCTCCGCTCCTCGGCATCGTCGACGGCGCCGGCTTCCACCCCGCCCTCCCGCCCCACCCCTCCGCGCCCGCCGGGAGCGCCCTCGCAAACGCCCCCGGCAAGGACTTCTCATTCTCCTTCCTGCCCGCCCCCAACCGCTGGGTCATGAAGGACGCCCGCGACGGCCGCGTCCTCCTCGACCGGGCTCCCGAGGGCGACAAGGACGCGGAGTTCACGGAGGTCGTCGTGTGCGACCCCCTGCACCGGCGATACCTCCTGCTCCCCCCGGTCCCTCAAGACCTGGCGAAGGCGAACCCGGTCTGCATGGCATACGGGCCCTTCCTCGCTCCCCccggcgacgaggaggcggcggaggcgccAGACACGTCATTCCGAGTGATGTGGACAGCGCGCTGCGAGGCTAACATGGTCGCCTTCGTCTTCTCGTCCAGCTCCGGGCAATGGCGGGTGGTCGCGTCCCAGAGCTGGAGCGATCTGTTCGCCGTCGACATTGAGCTTTCATGGGGGCCTTGCTTGGGCGGGCGCCACTACGCCTACGGCCTCTTCTACTGGGAAACGAGTTGCCGGGGAATGTGGCTCGTGCTCGACGCCCGGACCATGGGCTTCTCCCTTGTCGACATTCCATGCACAGCCGGAGGTGCTGGGCTAGACACAACCATCGTGGAGGCAGGGGAAGGCAGGCTTGGGATGTTCGCGCTTGCATTTGTAGGTGGCGTATATTACCTCCACTACACCATTAGGGAAGCAGACAACCAGTGGAAGCTGAAGCAGACAGTGTCGCTGCGTTATGGGTACTGGTATTGCATCCTCGGTGCAACGGATGCATACCTGCTCCTGTTAAAGCATCCTGACAACCGGTCATCGGAGCCGGCAGATTGCGAATGCCTCTCACTGGACATCAAGACGATGCGCCTTGCAAGGGTGTGCTCGTTGAAGCAATGGGGCATAGATGCGCAAATATATACCAACTTCCCACCATCGTTGCTGTCATCACCGACAATTTGAAATAGGTAAAGCTTTCTATTGGCTCAAAGCTGTCTCGTCTTGATGGTTATCACATGCCTTAGTTATATGATGATGCTTATAGTTCCTTGTTGTATTTTTAGATTGTTTTTTTGAGGATATGTTGTATTTTTTTAGTATGTCTGCAACTCTGCATGTTGAAGCTTGCAATTATTTACTTGAATTAAAATTGCTGATCTTATATTTCTCACCAGCATACTTGGGCTTATAGTACATGTTTTTGTATGCATCCATATCATGACCGTAATGAAGATTATTAGGTCCTATATATGACAAGTTTATCATCCATCCTTTAACATCACAACGGTTCAACAAATATCAGTGTGCCTTGAGACTCGTTTGGCGTGTCACCAGTTGTTTGATTTGCTGGAATACAAAACTGCAACCGGAAAATGCGCCAGTTTGGAATACGAAGGAATTTTCTGTTCCTAATAGATCAATTGTATTAACTTCTCCTCTGCAAAATAAGATTGTATTGACTTTTGGTTATCATCGTATTGAGTATTGGCTCTACTTATCATGTTAGTTGTGTCGATTGTTCTGATGCACAGTTTCATCCACACTGACCCTTGTTTTGTTTCTCTTGTTACTTGAACAGAAATTCCCATGTGAAGAACAAGGACACCAAAGTCGTTGGATGGCATCTACGTCAGCGATAAGGGCGCCGTCGCTGCTGCATTTCATTGGTGTTTTACTAGTTTGTGCTGGTTGAGGAGGGAAGCAGATACTCTATGTcgtcttttttttcttttttcgatGAAGATACTCTATGTCGTTGGATGCATGTTTGGGCCATCTGCCCTGTTTGATGTTTGCCTTCTTGTTGTGGTACACAAGTTGAATCTCTTGTTCGTTGCGGATTGATTATGTTTTGGTTAGCAGCGATACGTTTATTTTGTGATGAAAGTGGAGGGCGAAAAGATTGTTATCTCTGCCTGCATCTCGGTGCTAATAAAATGATTCATAAGTGATGGTAATAATATATTCTTTTTGGCGTGGAGATGGTAATAAAATGATTGGAAAGGATAGAATCACACTTGCGTGCTTGCTAGCTCTGCTCCCTAGAAATGGCCCAGGACCAGGAGCTACCAGGCTTCTCCATTGGAATGGAAGTTGTACTGGGTAGGAACGAGCCCGGTGGTTTGCTGTAGCCAAGGTCAACACCACCAAGACCTTTAGCAGCGCAGCTCTAAAGGAAACGCTGAAGTTTGTGGGGAATATAGCGCATGTGCAGGAGATAGAGAAGTTGACGATAATCTGTTCGTCATACAGGTTTTCTGCCTGGGCGATTGGAAGCGTGTGATGCACCAACGAATTTAGCGGGAGAAAGAATTTTCCTGGAGGTCAAGTATGAGATGATCGGGTTTTTCCTGTGCAGTTTGTGGGCTCCGGGTCATGCAGTGGGGGAATTTTCTAGTGGCAAAGAGAAGGACTGAAGGACAGTGCAGATGACCCAAGAGAATGACCGTGGGGGTAGATACCGTGGTGGTGCTAGAGGTTCAGTGCCCAGAAAGGGAAGGTCTAATGGTGCAGGTGTTTTGAGGACAATGATTTGGATGACACAGTTGAAAGCCCCGCAAAACTATAGACCCAAAAGTGAAAAAGAATGACGGGGAGGTATCGACTAGGAGGTACCTGGACCTGGATGCTTCGGCTGGCATTACCCCAATTCTGCCACCACCCCCATCACATGTACCCCTTAATGAGCGGAAGAAGGTGAGGTAAGGACTCTCTCCGAGCAAGTTGAGCACATCAAATCGCCTGTGGTGCAACGATCGGCTGCAGAGAGAAGGGGCTGGCCGAATGGATACTTCTGCTCACTCTGCCTGCGCAACCTGGAAAGCTCCGTGTACCTCTTCTGGGACTGCCCGATGGCGAGGCGGGTATGGAGCACGACGGCCTCTTGGTTCGGCTGCTCTGCACTCCACCCAAGCATTTGGAGCGCCGGCGCCTCGACTACGGACAAGATTCAGCGGATGATCGCGGCCGCGACGCCAACAGCCAGGAAGAGCATCAAATCCATGATTGCGCTCATCTGTTGGCGCATATGGATGGCTAGAAATGGAGCTGTTTTCAGAGGCCAAGTCCCACTCCAGGACAATATCATCAAGGAATGCCGCAGCGACATGGAGCAATCGCGCCTCGCGGGAGCGTCATGCATCGAGCACCCTTTTGGGCACGTACCGTGAGAAATCCGCATGAGGATAAACCAGGGCCTTTTCTTTCATATTTTTCCTCTTGGTTTGTTGGGACACCCTGTCGCCCATCGATCACTTGATCAAACTGTTTTGCCGCTCTCTTTTGCTAAATCAATGAAACACCAGCGTTGCTGGCCAGTTCAAAAAAGAAGTTGAGCACATCAGAAACTGAAGAGCACATCAGAAACTGAATCGGTGGCCTCCCTAGAGGAGGAGCGCCGGGCTAAAGAAACAAGGGAAGGAAGAGCAAAAAAGACTATGAATAACTTGGCAACATCGGTGACATCCCTTGAGGAAGACCACCGGGTCTAATGGGTATCTTCTGTTGAAATTGACATGGTATTGGCAACAACGCGACAATTCGAGAGTTCCGCAAGTTCTGTTAAGTTTGCCCCTAAAGTGTTTTGCATTTTCGAGACCCAAATTACCAAGGTTCGTGTGGAAAAAATTAGCAGGCCTACCTATGTTTTGAAATAATGAAATAAAGTTAGAGTTTCTCGACTACTCCAAGTACCATGTTGATATGAAAGTTTCTGACCTTGAGGCGATCCATGGTGGTTGTCTTGCTTCTATGGTGAAGCCCAAACGCATCAATGTCACCAGAGTTGGGATACAATGAAGAATCTAAGTACTTTGCATAATCTTCCATGGTTGTGTTTAAGCGACTTTAATGATGTGTTGCGGTCTGAGGAGCACGATGGATTTAATCAGCGTAGTTAGACGCAAACGCAAGGCTCGATGTGTGTTGTCTTGTTGATTTGGGCTTCCATGAAAGACCGTGGACCTTCGAGAAGAAAGTTGCAGGTGGCTCATTTACTAGGGTAAGGTTAGATCGAGCTCTCAGATCTGCCACATGGTGTGCTCAGTTTCCCTTGGCGTCTATTGAGCTTTTAACTGCAACGACCTCAGATCATAGCCCCATTCTTTTAAACTTTGACGCATCAAGCTCTGGGGCAAGGCATGAAAGAGATTTTTAGTATGAAGTCATGTGGGACACGCAAGCATATGTAAAGAGGACCGTTGATGATGCATGGCAGTCAAATGGAGATTTTTAGTATGAAGCCATGTGGGACACGCAAGCAGATGTAAAGAGGACCGTTGATGATGCATAACAGTCGAACGGTCACGATCCAACGGCTGCGGGAATTCGCGCCAGACTAACAACACTAGCAGCCGATTTGGGGAGTTAGAGTAAGAGCACTTTTGGCGGTGTGCGAGGGGTAATAAAGAAGCTTAAAAGAGAACTTGATGTTTCAAGAAACAATCCGACAATAGTGGGGCCCTCCCATGCAGATATCAAGATGAATGATAGGCTCATTAAGCTTTTCCTTAGGGGAAGAAATAAAGTGGCACCAACGTTCACATGTACAATGGTTATCTGAAGGTGATAAAAATTCTCAATTTTTTCACCTAAGGGCATTGATGAGGCGAATGAAGAACCTAATAAAAGCTCTCCAAAGCCCAGATGAGCAAAATGACCAACTACCCGATAGAGATGCAAGCTTTGCCGTTGGATTTTTAAAAGAACTTTATTTTTCAAGGGGATTCAAGATATTCAGGATGTGATTGACCATGTTCAAGTGTCACAACACAAATAAAGGGAAGTGTGTACGTTATCACACTCCCCACCCTCCAAAGGTGCCTGAGGATGGGCCAGACGCAGCAGAGCGATGCCCCAGGAGCGGATTCGAACTATTGTTGGCCCCTTATGGTGAGGAAGAAGTTAAAAAAAATCTCTTTTTCAGATGTTTCCTACAAAAGCACCAGGCCCCAATGACTTTCATGCACACTTCTTTCAGCAACATTGGGATGTTGTGGTGCATCAGTCGGCAGTTTTTTGGTATTGTTCTGGGAGAGGACAATGTTGAATGCATAAATGACACTATATTAGTtgtcattgtcggtgtcaaaaccggcggatctcgggtagggggtcccgaactgtgcgtctaaggcggatggtaacaggaggcgggggacacaatgtttacccaggttcgggccctctcgatggaggtaataccctacttcctgcttgattgatcttgatgatatgagtattacaagagttg
This sequence is a window from Aegilops tauschii subsp. strangulata cultivar AL8/78 chromosome 7, Aet v6.0, whole genome shotgun sequence. Protein-coding genes within it:
- the LOC120968104 gene encoding uncharacterized protein, translated to MPMPAIIDDLLPEFFIRLPTPEDLARVAATCASFRQAATDRACTREFRRLHAPPLLGIVDGAGFHPALPPHPSAPAGSALANAPGKDFSFSFLPAPNRWVMKDARDGRVLLDRAPEGDKDAEFTEVVVCDPLHRRYLLLPPVPQDLAKANPVCMAYGPFLAPPGDEEAAEAPDTSFRVMWTARCEANMVAFVFSSSSGQWRVVASQSWSDLFAVDIELSWGPCLGGRHYAYGLFYWETSCRGMWLVLDARTMGFSLVDIPCTAGGAGLDTTIVEAGEGRLGMFALAFVGGVYYLHYTIREADNQWKLKQTVSLRYGYWYCILGATDAYLLLLKHPDNRSSEPADCECLSLDIKTMRLARVCSLKQWGIDAQIYTNFPPSLLSSPTI